From Bacillus sp. Bos-x628, the proteins below share one genomic window:
- a CDS encoding cytochrome d ubiquinol oxidase subunit II, which translates to MYVTTDALIAITILWGFVFIYAVMASMDFGAGFWSMIYMNREQTKAANIANKYLSPTWEVTNVFIVAIVVALFSLFPGATFVLGTVLLIPGSIILLLLALRSGFLVFSHSLPKKYRKAVTYISGISGFIIPSILIMVLPITHGGFIFKENQVYSLDLGRVFTSANVYSFIGFAIFSTLFLSSLLLADFSNVADEDEAYSIYRRGALFTGPLSLMMAFFIMLTLRSEANWLFTKMMHHLPTLLVSLLMFFLAGLALFLPNSRFKHRRGKPRLAVVAITIQYFLASYVYGRAHLPYMTYPDITIMSGFTDPVTFRALFITYIVGFIILFPGFYYFWKLFMKDKRYIRQED; encoded by the coding sequence ATGTATGTAACAACTGATGCGCTCATTGCAATCACCATCTTATGGGGATTCGTATTTATCTATGCAGTGATGGCATCAATGGATTTTGGTGCAGGTTTTTGGTCGATGATTTATATGAATAGAGAACAAACAAAGGCAGCAAATATCGCCAATAAGTATCTCTCTCCAACATGGGAGGTGACAAATGTCTTTATTGTGGCAATTGTAGTGGCATTGTTTAGCCTTTTTCCAGGCGCCACTTTTGTCCTTGGTACCGTTTTATTAATACCAGGCAGCATCATTTTATTGCTTCTTGCGCTAAGAAGTGGGTTTCTCGTTTTTTCTCATTCGCTTCCTAAAAAATATCGCAAAGCGGTAACGTATATTTCGGGAATTAGCGGCTTTATCATTCCGTCCATTTTAATTATGGTTCTTCCTATTACACATGGTGGATTTATCTTCAAGGAAAATCAAGTTTACTCATTAGATCTCGGACGGGTATTTACAAGTGCGAATGTTTATTCTTTTATAGGTTTTGCAATTTTCAGCACGCTTTTTCTTTCTTCATTGCTCTTAGCTGATTTCTCTAATGTCGCTGATGAAGATGAAGCCTATAGCATTTACAGGAGAGGTGCTCTCTTTACCGGTCCTCTATCTCTCATGATGGCCTTTTTCATCATGCTGACACTACGAAGTGAAGCCAATTGGCTTTTCACAAAAATGATGCATCACTTACCAACCTTGCTTGTTTCTCTACTCATGTTTTTTCTTGCAGGCTTGGCACTTTTTTTACCAAATTCTCGGTTTAAGCATCGAAGAGGAAAACCGCGTTTGGCTGTCGTCGCAATAACCATCCAATATTTCCTTGCGAGTTATGTGTATGGGCGTGCTCATTTGCCTTATATGACATACCCAGATATTACTATCATGTCTGGATTTACGGATCCTGTTACGTTTAGAGCCCTATTTATTACGTATATCGTCGGTTTTATCATTTTATTTCCTGGTTTCTATTACTTCTGGAAATTGTTTATGAAGGACAAACGCTATATTCGCCAGGAAGATTAA
- a CDS encoding cytochrome ubiquinol oxidase subunit I, giving the protein MTDLVLARSLFGTTMGFHIVYASLGVGIPLMILLAELIFQKTKDPHYAIMAKRWTKAQAVLLGVAIPTGTIAGTQLALLWPGFMEVIGKVMSLPFQIEIYAFFIEALFMSIYVYAADRLSPAMRIITVIFVVIGAAASAILITNVHAFEGTPAGFKMINGEITDIEPWKAFFNPSFVVTATHVVLSAFTTGAFVIASVAAFKMLKTRKNEKLYTFHRKALFLGLIVGGLFSFLTAINGHESAQLLYEYQPEKLAGAEGLFETQSHAPLAIGGFTDANTQEIKGAIEIPWALSFLAGNSFDTVVKGLNDFPRDEWPPLFIHTLFNGMVIIGAVLILFAVLALFYRKMLKREHYPKWLLFLYLFGGPLSLLAIEFGWIFACTGRQPWVIYRMLKTSEVVTSSGSIGTLFILFTIVYLILGIATVIVLTYYFRKHSVEEDLRLTES; this is encoded by the coding sequence TTGACTGATCTCGTTTTAGCTAGAAGCCTTTTTGGAACAACAATGGGCTTTCATATTGTTTATGCCTCCCTTGGCGTCGGCATCCCGTTAATGATTTTGTTAGCTGAACTCATTTTTCAAAAAACAAAAGACCCTCATTATGCCATCATGGCAAAACGTTGGACAAAAGCACAGGCTGTTCTTTTAGGGGTAGCAATCCCAACCGGTACAATTGCCGGTACTCAGCTCGCCCTTCTATGGCCGGGCTTTATGGAGGTCATTGGAAAAGTTATGTCCCTCCCATTTCAAATTGAAATTTATGCTTTTTTTATTGAAGCGTTATTTATGTCTATTTATGTATACGCAGCCGATCGTTTATCACCAGCCATGCGGATTATCACTGTCATTTTTGTTGTGATTGGAGCTGCTGCTTCAGCGATTCTCATTACGAACGTACATGCGTTTGAAGGAACACCTGCTGGGTTCAAGATGATCAATGGAGAAATCACTGATATAGAACCTTGGAAGGCATTTTTCAATCCAAGTTTTGTTGTGACCGCTACACACGTCGTGCTATCTGCTTTTACGACGGGTGCTTTTGTCATTGCTTCAGTGGCTGCTTTTAAAATGCTAAAAACAAGAAAAAATGAGAAGCTTTATACCTTTCATCGTAAAGCCCTTTTTCTCGGGCTAATCGTGGGTGGTCTCTTCTCTTTTCTAACAGCTATAAACGGTCACGAATCCGCTCAGCTCCTGTATGAATATCAGCCTGAAAAATTAGCAGGTGCAGAAGGTTTATTTGAAACACAATCACATGCGCCTCTTGCAATTGGCGGGTTTACAGATGCCAATACGCAGGAAATTAAAGGAGCGATTGAAATTCCATGGGCACTCAGTTTCTTAGCAGGAAACAGTTTTGATACTGTGGTAAAAGGATTGAATGATTTTCCTAGAGACGAATGGCCTCCTTTGTTTATTCACACATTATTTAACGGAATGGTCATCATTGGAGCAGTGCTTATTCTTTTTGCCGTGTTAGCCTTGTTTTACCGTAAAATGTTAAAACGTGAACATTATCCGAAATGGCTGCTTTTTCTTTACTTGTTTGGTGGCCCACTTAGTCTCTTAGCCATTGAATTTGGCTGGATATTTGCATGTACGGGCCGTCAGCCTTGGGTGATTTACCGTATGCTCAAAACCTCAGAGGTTGTCACATCCTCCGGTTCTATAGGCACACTATTTATCTTGTTTACCATTGTGTACCTCATCTTAGGCATAGCAACCGTTATTGTGCTTACGTACTACTTTCGAAAACATTCGGTTGAAGAAGATCTACGACTAACAGAATCTTAA
- a CDS encoding type B 50S ribosomal protein L31, with product MKRNIHPTSHEVVFMDVNSGYRFLSRSTKTSNETVEWEDGKTYPVIKVETSSDTHPFYTGRQKFGEKGGRAEQFKKKYQM from the coding sequence TTGAAAAGAAATATTCATCCAACATCACATGAAGTTGTATTTATGGACGTAAATAGCGGCTACCGCTTCTTAAGCAGATCCACCAAGACGTCAAATGAGACGGTAGAGTGGGAAGACGGAAAGACATATCCTGTCATTAAAGTGGAAACAAGTTCTGATACGCACCCTTTTTATACAGGGCGCCAGAAGTTTGGAGAAAAAGGCGGTAGAGCCGAACAGTTTAAGAAAAAATATCAGATGTAA
- a CDS encoding zinc ABC transporter substrate-binding protein, with protein sequence MKKIFFILTTVLLMIALTACSSSAGTHASKGKADGTLNIYTTIFPIQDFTEKIGGSHVHAQSVYPANADAHSFEPSSKTMVEMAEGDAFIYSGTGAEAFADKTAATLKDQGVKTVKAAEGIKLLSTKEEHAHDDDEDHDHGDKDPHAWLDPVHAEQMAKNIKNTLVSLDPDHKDEYTKNYEKLKKELQALDQEFKTTLSKAKHKEILVSHAAYGYWEKRYGIEQISVLGLSASEEPSQKQLENIVKQAEKHHIKYVIFENNVSSKVSDTIRSEIGAKSLTLKNLESITEDDAKNGESYISLMKQNLNTLKTALND encoded by the coding sequence ATGAAAAAAATCTTTTTTATTTTAACAACTGTACTTTTAATGATCGCCCTAACCGCTTGCTCAAGCAGTGCGGGGACTCACGCTTCCAAAGGAAAAGCAGACGGGACATTAAACATTTACACAACCATCTTTCCAATTCAAGATTTTACTGAAAAAATTGGTGGCTCTCACGTCCATGCTCAAAGCGTTTACCCTGCCAATGCAGATGCACACAGCTTTGAACCGAGCTCTAAAACGATGGTCGAAATGGCTGAAGGAGATGCCTTTATTTATAGCGGCACAGGCGCTGAAGCATTCGCTGACAAAACAGCCGCTACGTTAAAAGATCAAGGCGTGAAAACCGTCAAAGCAGCTGAAGGAATCAAACTATTATCTACAAAAGAAGAACATGCACATGATGATGACGAAGATCATGATCACGGCGATAAAGATCCGCATGCATGGTTAGATCCAGTACATGCCGAGCAAATGGCTAAAAATATTAAAAACACACTCGTTTCGTTAGACCCAGATCATAAAGACGAATACACAAAAAACTATGAAAAACTAAAAAAAGAATTACAAGCATTAGATCAAGAATTCAAAACCACTTTGTCAAAAGCCAAACATAAAGAAATTCTTGTCTCTCATGCCGCTTACGGTTATTGGGAAAAGCGCTATGGTATTGAGCAAATCAGTGTACTAGGTCTATCAGCTTCTGAAGAGCCTTCCCAAAAACAGCTCGAAAACATTGTAAAGCAAGCGGAAAAGCATCACATTAAATATGTGATTTTCGAAAATAACGTCAGCAGTAAAGTCTCAGATACGATTCGTAGTGAAATTGGCGCAAAAAGTCTCACACTCAAAAACCTTGAATCCATTACCGAAGACGATGCGAAAAATGGTGAAAGCTACATCAGCTTAATGAAACAAAATTTAAACACTTTAAAAACAGCATTAAACGATTAA